CCCGCCGGTTCGGTAAATGTTACATCGCGCCGATGATCGGCGCACCTACCGTCATGCCGAAACAGGTCGGACGGCCCGGGCGCGGCGAGCGCGGCCCGGAGATTCGGGCCCGAAGGAGGGATCGGGCGCGGCAAGTGCGGCCGGAGACTCGGGCCGGAAGTAGGGCCGGGCGCGGCGAGCGCGGCCGGTGGCCTGGGCCCGAAGGAACGGCCCGGGGCGGCGTGGCACGCCGGCCGCGCCGGTGAGCGGGCTCGGGGCCGGCCGTCCCGGCGCGGGATAGAGTCGCTCCCTGACGTTCGCGGTCGGTGGTGGCCGCAGGGCCACGCCCGGGGGGTAATTCAGGTGAACGAGGCGCTGACAGGCCAGACTCCGGTGACACGCGTGGAGGCGTACGCAGAGGCGCCCGCGGAGCCGTACGACGAGGCCGAGACGAGCCTGGTCGTGGTCACCGGGCTCTCCGGCGGCGGCCGGAGCACGGTGGCCCGGGCGCTGGAGAACGTCGGTTACTACGTGGTCGACAACCTGCCCCAGGCGCTCATGCTCGACATGGCCGAGCTGGCCTCCAAGGCCGGCGGCGCGGCCCGGCGTACCGCGATGGTGCTGGACGTGCGCTCGCGGGCCTTCTCCACCGACCTGGCCGGCGCCATCCGGGAGCTGAAGGAACGGGCCTTCTCCCCACGGGTGGTCTTCGTCGACGCCGACGACGAGGTGCTCATCCGGCGGTTCGAGAGCGTCCGCCGCTCCCACCCGTTGCAGGGCGACGGCCGGCTGGCCGACGGCATCGCGGTCGAACGTGACCTGCTGGAGGAGGCCCGGGACCAGGCCGACGTGATCATCGACACCAGCCACCTGAACGTCAACCAGCTCCGGCGGCGCATCGAGGAGCTCTTCGGCGAGGAGGACGCCCGGCGGCTGCGGGTCACCGTGCTCTCCTTCGGGTTCAAGTACGGCCTGCCGCCGGACGCCGACTTCGTGCTCGACGCCCGGTTCCTGCCCAACCCGTTCTGGGTTCCTGACCTGCGCGAGCAGACCGGCCGGGACGAGCCGGTCAGCGAGTACGTGCTCGGCCAGGAGGGCGCCGAGGCGTTCGTGTCGGCCTACGCCGACCTGGTCAACGCCACCACCGCCGGCTTCGAGCGGGAGGGCAAGCGGTACCTCACCGTGGCGGTCGGCTGCACCGGGGGCAAGCACCGCAGC
The nucleotide sequence above comes from Micromonospora pallida. Encoded proteins:
- the rapZ gene encoding RNase adapter RapZ; translated protein: MEAYAEAPAEPYDEAETSLVVVTGLSGGGRSTVARALENVGYYVVDNLPQALMLDMAELASKAGGAARRTAMVLDVRSRAFSTDLAGAIRELKERAFSPRVVFVDADDEVLIRRFESVRRSHPLQGDGRLADGIAVERDLLEEARDQADVIIDTSHLNVNQLRRRIEELFGEEDARRLRVTVLSFGFKYGLPPDADFVLDARFLPNPFWVPDLREQTGRDEPVSEYVLGQEGAEAFVSAYADLVNATTAGFEREGKRYLTVAVGCTGGKHRSVAITEELASRLRRSGLAANAQHRDLGRE